The following proteins are co-located in the Nitrospira sp. genome:
- a CDS encoding ATP-grasp fold amidoligase family protein: MEHSFYASGIAALRAKLRDTWLHDLVNHYRTIKRRVMRRSEGEAFLLRRYARIHGKPLNLTNPQTFTEKMFWRMITWNRGDMPPRFRQLADKYAVRSHVASRVGEEYLIKLLWQGNDPRSIPFDRLPTEYVIKPSHAAGQVIIVRGKVDREAIIRQVSGWLTSDYYWHGREFQYYGIPPRILIEEYLTNEDGSPPFDYKVYCFNGTPEQILVRNHTHDITPFFDTTWNFLDFTDEPGGVRPWVPKPANLDEMLALAAKLSIGFGYVRLDFYNVKGRVYFGEFTFTPAGGIIKYDPEFWDLKLGEKWDLSLDH; encoded by the coding sequence ATGGAACATTCTTTCTATGCGTCAGGAATCGCAGCCCTTCGTGCCAAATTACGAGACACCTGGTTGCATGACCTCGTCAACCACTATCGGACCATCAAGCGCCGGGTAATGCGGCGGTCCGAAGGCGAGGCATTCTTGTTGCGCAGATATGCTCGGATCCACGGCAAACCGCTCAATCTGACGAATCCTCAGACCTTTACGGAGAAGATGTTCTGGCGCATGATTACCTGGAACAGGGGCGACATGCCCCCACGGTTTCGGCAGCTGGCCGATAAGTATGCCGTGCGATCCCATGTGGCGAGCAGGGTAGGCGAGGAGTACCTGATCAAGCTCTTATGGCAGGGGAATGACCCGCGCTCGATTCCGTTTGACCGGCTGCCGACGGAGTACGTAATCAAGCCCAGCCATGCAGCTGGGCAAGTGATCATCGTCAGGGGTAAGGTGGATCGCGAAGCGATTATTCGTCAAGTGTCGGGGTGGCTGACCAGCGATTATTATTGGCACGGACGCGAATTTCAATATTATGGGATTCCACCCCGTATTCTGATTGAAGAATACCTGACCAATGAGGATGGGAGCCCACCGTTCGACTATAAAGTCTACTGCTTTAACGGAACGCCGGAGCAGATTCTGGTTCGCAATCATACACACGACATCACTCCGTTTTTTGACACAACATGGAATTTCCTCGACTTCACCGATGAGCCAGGTGGAGTACGACCTTGGGTACCAAAGCCGGCGAATCTTGATGAAATGCTGGCGCTTGCCGCGAAACTGTCGATCGGGTTCGGGTACGTCCGCTTAGATTTCTACAATGTCAAGGGGCGAGTCTACTTCGGCGAGTTCACCTTTACACCAGCGGGAGGGATCATAAAATATGACCCTGAGTTTTGGGATCTGAAGCTCGGGGAGAAATGGGATCTATCACTGGACCACTGA
- a CDS encoding sigma-54 dependent transcriptional regulator: MEQFEEMVGTSPSIRAVFDLVRKVAKTDMPVLITGETGTGKELTARAIHAQSFRNHESFVPINCGAIPDTLLESELFGHERGAFTGAVQQKKGKIEAAAGGTLFLDEVGDLLPPLQGKLLRFLQDGTFERIGGQQVLRVNARVIAATNVDLKAAMDKNLFREDLYYRLGVMHIHLPRLRERGEDTSIMAMLFLRRAAAVYGKPIRGYTSAAIKAIQSYSWPGNVRELSNKVRRAVVMAEGDDITPRDLDLTCETLQSGDSLASLRAAHRRIEVELIVKAICVHRGNLTRVAHDLEVSRTTLYRKLQVYNLEKLVPSHPIRSVIFHTGAESLDCNGAPDAVSA; the protein is encoded by the coding sequence ATGGAACAATTTGAGGAAATGGTCGGAACAAGCCCCTCCATTCGCGCGGTCTTCGACTTGGTCCGTAAAGTGGCGAAAACAGACATGCCTGTATTGATTACCGGTGAAACGGGTACAGGCAAAGAACTGACCGCGCGAGCCATTCATGCACAGAGCTTCCGGAACCATGAGTCATTCGTGCCGATCAATTGCGGTGCCATCCCAGACACGTTGTTGGAATCTGAACTCTTTGGGCACGAACGAGGAGCCTTTACAGGGGCCGTTCAGCAAAAGAAAGGCAAGATCGAAGCGGCGGCGGGCGGCACCCTGTTTCTTGATGAAGTCGGCGATCTCCTTCCGCCGCTCCAAGGCAAGCTGCTTCGTTTTTTGCAGGACGGCACGTTCGAACGAATCGGCGGTCAGCAGGTTCTTCGCGTCAATGCGCGGGTGATCGCTGCGACGAACGTTGATCTGAAGGCAGCCATGGACAAAAATCTGTTCCGCGAGGACCTCTATTATCGCTTGGGGGTGATGCACATTCATCTCCCTCGGCTTCGGGAGCGAGGCGAAGACACCTCGATCATGGCCATGCTTTTTCTCAGGCGCGCTGCTGCTGTTTATGGGAAGCCGATACGGGGCTATACCTCTGCTGCCATCAAAGCGATTCAGTCCTATTCCTGGCCTGGCAACGTACGGGAACTCAGCAATAAAGTGAGGCGCGCCGTTGTCATGGCGGAAGGTGACGACATTACGCCTCGCGATTTGGATTTGACCTGCGAGACCCTCCAGTCTGGAGACTCGCTGGCTTCCTTACGGGCGGCGCACCGCCGGATTGAAGTGGAGCTGATCGTCAAGGCGATCTGTGTGCATCGAGGGAACTTGACCCGTGTGGCACACGACCTTGAAGTAAGTCGAACGACGTTGTACAGAAAACTCCAGGTCTACAACCTTGAAAAGCTCGTGCCATCCCACCCCATCCGTTCCGTGATTTTTCACACTGGCGCCGAGTCATTGGATTGTAATGGAGCCCCTGATGCGGTGAGCGCGTGA
- a CDS encoding radical SAM protein, whose product MRILPSSDSMRIPTFDQGGRPQKVLLIGFQDQDNLGLRYLMSAVNASGHQAFIMTYGSDPGSILKRIVRDKPDVIGFSLIFQYMAPDFGRVITALRKAGVVAHFTMGGHYASFEPREILMHMPGLDSVVRFDGEITLVKLLHCLGTGSDWRTLPGIAFRTDDNEIKVAPLATVVEDLDILPMPDRESIDYEGHPMPTASILGSRGCPWDCSFCSIRPFYEEQGGPLRRLRAPQAIVNEMIHLHRNRQVPIFLFQDDDFLAGGKSAKNWAIEIADLLMNAGFGGAVTFKISCRSDEITEDVLKRLVAGGLTHVYMGVESGDEEGLLNMSKRLKPEAHLKAGRILKQVGLSFDFGFMLVDPYSTIRSIRQNIDFLESFIGDGWTVAPFCRMLPYAGTPIKRRLESEGRLIGTPFEPDYKFLDPKLDLFYDWMVKTFYERNFTNQGLCHILRGLLFEAHLRLAARNRVSDAQKAYLHYLTAICNSVACYTLRCAIDHIEATPLSRLNQDPGYLEGLTAHEKREETRLVAEVGQYYRWVHQDNGPIPGPVGGFDKSWTFHEGDREAAGVGAA is encoded by the coding sequence ATGCGAATACTCCCTTCTTCCGATTCAATGCGAATACCGACCTTCGATCAAGGGGGCCGCCCACAAAAGGTTCTGCTGATTGGCTTCCAAGACCAGGACAACCTCGGTTTGCGGTATTTGATGTCGGCGGTGAATGCCTCGGGTCATCAGGCCTTCATCATGACCTACGGTTCAGACCCAGGTTCAATCCTCAAGCGCATCGTGAGAGACAAACCAGATGTCATCGGGTTCTCGTTAATATTTCAGTACATGGCGCCCGACTTTGGCAGAGTCATTACCGCTCTTCGAAAGGCTGGGGTAGTTGCCCATTTCACTATGGGAGGTCACTACGCCAGTTTCGAACCACGAGAGATTCTCATGCACATGCCCGGCCTTGATTCCGTAGTGCGCTTTGATGGTGAAATAACGCTGGTCAAACTGTTGCACTGTCTCGGTACCGGTTCAGACTGGCGAACCCTTCCTGGGATTGCATTCCGCACAGACGACAATGAAATCAAGGTAGCGCCTTTGGCGACGGTGGTGGAGGACCTTGATATTCTCCCAATGCCCGATCGTGAATCGATCGACTATGAAGGACACCCGATGCCCACGGCCTCGATTCTCGGTAGTCGCGGTTGTCCTTGGGATTGTTCCTTCTGTAGCATCCGACCATTTTATGAGGAGCAGGGCGGCCCACTTCGTCGGCTGCGCGCCCCGCAGGCGATCGTTAACGAGATGATCCATCTGCACCGCAACCGGCAGGTCCCGATCTTTCTGTTTCAGGACGATGACTTTCTGGCGGGTGGGAAAAGCGCAAAGAACTGGGCAATCGAGATAGCAGATCTCCTCATGAACGCGGGTTTCGGCGGAGCGGTGACATTCAAGATCAGCTGCCGGTCCGATGAGATCACTGAGGATGTGTTGAAGCGATTAGTTGCGGGAGGACTGACACACGTTTACATGGGAGTCGAATCGGGCGATGAAGAAGGCCTTCTGAACATGAGCAAGCGGCTGAAGCCGGAGGCACATTTAAAGGCCGGCCGGATATTGAAACAGGTCGGACTTTCCTTCGATTTTGGCTTCATGCTGGTCGATCCCTACTCCACGATTCGCAGTATCCGGCAGAATATCGATTTTCTAGAATCCTTCATAGGAGATGGATGGACGGTCGCACCGTTCTGCCGAATGTTGCCTTACGCCGGTACGCCCATCAAGCGCAGGCTCGAATCGGAAGGGCGTCTGATAGGAACTCCCTTCGAGCCTGATTACAAGTTCCTCGACCCGAAGTTGGATCTCTTCTACGACTGGATGGTCAAGACATTCTACGAAAGGAACTTCACAAATCAGGGGCTTTGCCACATATTGCGAGGCCTACTCTTCGAAGCACACTTACGACTGGCGGCGCGGAACCGCGTTTCAGATGCTCAAAAAGCATACCTGCATTACTTGACAGCGATCTGTAACAGTGTGGCGTGTTACACGCTGCGTTGCGCTATAGACCATATCGAAGCAACCCCACTGTCGAGGCTCAATCAGGATCCGGGTTATCTGGAAGGCCTGACAGCGCATGAAAAGCGAGAAGAGACACGCCTTGTCGCTGAAGTGGGGCAATATTACAGATGGGTCCATCAGGATAACGGTCCGATACCAGGCCCGGTCGGCGGCTTCGACAAGTCCTGGACCTTCCACGAAGGTGATCGCGAGGCGGCTGGTGTCGGTGCAGCCTGA